From Tachypleus tridentatus isolate NWPU-2018 chromosome 8, ASM421037v1, whole genome shotgun sequence, a single genomic window includes:
- the LOC143223501 gene encoding DBH-like monooxygenase protein 1 isoform X2, which translates to MRVMYAFHEKDPDNLNTLSYHGNEHRGSRSIILVQPKVKRELPTEGVLHWDALSPNVTISHEKDTTYWCKIIKAPELTSMHHVIKIVPVVQSGNEGYVHHIVLYQCLGETPEKLETYLDHEGHECYHPNMPPVFRKCKGVMAAWGIGGETMVLPDHAGIPFGDLENRYFMIEVHYDNPALHKDVVDRSGLRLFYTKKLRKNDAVTLMTGAEVDKTVIIPPGQQKYVVAGHCGHHCLEKVIPEDGVKIFAVFPHSHLMGKEMFVRHFRNGSEFAPIVVDRNYDFNYQEYRYLPEEVTILPGDHLTVECVYDSTSRQTTTFGGFSTKDEMCLAFLLYYPKTNLSMCFSSPRNNLIAELTGYSRSFQSPPYPRKEMYYKYIRDYDWPKSFMPVIQGALRYGPHEQTCEINGASNEYQTELTTYPEAEPYKTISPCRSPDMKAHAITHQNLDLVAPQKSTDRNGVERLKRSHVHVFTTLIIFLFTLQKLGF; encoded by the exons ATGCGAGTAATGTATGCTTTCCATGAGAAAGATCCAGATAATTTAAACACTCTCAGTTACCATGGGAATGAACATCGGGGATCCCGCAGTATTATTTTGGTACAGCCGAAGGTGAAGCGAGAGTTGCCAACAGAGGGAGTTCTCCACTGGGACGCTCTTTCTCCGAAC GTTACTATCTCCCATGAAAAAGACACTACATATTGGTGTAAAATTATCAAAGCTCCAGAGCTAACTTCTATGCATCATGTTATAAAg ATTGTTCCAGTTGTCCAATCAGGAAACGAGGGTTACGTTCACCATATTGTTCTCTATCAGTGCTTAGGCGAAACACCTGAGAAACTGGAAACCTACTTGGATCATGAGGGTCATGAATGCTATCACCCCAACATGCCTCCCGTGTTCAGGAAGTGTAAGGGGGTCATGGCAGCCTGGGGCATAGGTGGCGAA ACCATGGTACTTCCTGATCATGCTGGCATACCTTTCGGTGACTTGGAAAACAGGTATTTTATGATCGAAGTCCATTATGATAATCCAGCTTTACATAAAG ATGTAGTAGACCGGTCTGGTTTGAGGTTATTTTACACAAAGAAACTACGGAAGAACGATGCTGTCACGCTTATGACCGGTGCAGAGGTGGATAAAACGGTCATTATTCCACCCGGTCAGCAAAAATATGTGGTTGCTGGACATTGTGGTCATCATTGTTTGGAAAAG GTTATCCCTGAGGATGGTGTGAAAATATTCGCAGTTTTTCCCCATTCTCACCTCATGG GAAAGGAGATGTTTGTCAGACACTTCAGAAATGGATCAGAATTTGCTCCCATAGTTGTGGACAGAAATTATGATTTCAACTACCAG gAGTACCGATATTTACCAGAAGAGGTTACCATTTTACCA GGAGATCACTTGACCGTTGAATGTGTTTACGATTCTACCAGTCGTCAGACCACAACGTTT GGCGGATTCAGCACAAAAGATGAGATGTGTCTTGCTTTCCTTCTCTACTACCCCAAGACTAACCTGTCTATGTGTTTCAGTTCTCCGAGGAACAATCTTATCGCAGAGCTTACTGG ttaTTCTCGGAGCTTTCAATCGCCACCCTATCCTCGTAaggaaatgtattataaatacattagaGATTATGATTGGCCAAAGTCTTTTATGCCTGTCATCCAGGGGGCGTTGCGCTATGGACCTCACGAACAAACATGTGAAATCAACGGTGCATCTAACGAATACCAAACG GAATTAACAACGTATCCAGAAGCTGAGCCTTATAAGACCATTAGTCCTTGTAGAAGTCCAGATATGAAAGCTCATGCCATAACACACCAGAATCTCGACCTAGTTGCACCCCAAAAATCAACAGACCGTAATGGAGTGGAGAGACTAAAGAGAAGCCACGTACACGTTTTCACgactttaattattttcctattcaCTTTGCAAAAGTTAGGCTTTTAG